The Calditerrivibrio nitroreducens DSM 19672 genome window below encodes:
- the feoB gene encoding ferrous iron transport protein B: protein MTGFKHFKVLLIGNPNVGKSALFYRLSGKYVSVSNYPGTTVDITRGKTKVGEHHEIEFIDTPGFYNLMTITEEEKVTKKLLLEETPDVVLHVIDAKNIQRMLPLTLQLIEAGLPVILVLNMFDELKHRGLEINLPHLEHDLGIPVVATVATKGIGIENLVSRIVSVCEKRYNYQRISIDYTEDLNEKIDKVCNLMTNQYKISNSTIAALLLQGDEDSLDMIRNEKNFNQIQDILRNEEQNNFRLEYAKILHENAMNIIEENIIIKTGGKDGFIKSFIDKFTMHPIGGLIGVIIILYFGFYKFVGGVGAGVLVDFIEGDIFEGIINPYVNRFFDSLLGKTIFFDLFAGEYGVITLGIRYAFAIVLPVVFSFFLMFSILEDSGYLVRLSMVLDNFLKKIGLSGRSVIPMVLGLGCGTMATVVTRTLETLRERYIVTFLLALTIPCAAQLGVILGLLGGNFKYLLVWFTTIIIIFLLSGLILNKYLKGKPATFFMEIPPLRMPILGNVLIKTFLRLKWYALEVIPIFIYISVLIWVGKITKIFDLFTFILSYPARWAGLPEKMGEIFLYGFFRRDFGAAGLYDLQNSITPVQAVVSVVILTLFVPCVAQFSVMIKERGAKDAIIIFLFIVPFAFLVGIVLNYILILGGF from the coding sequence ATGACAGGATTTAAACATTTTAAAGTATTGCTGATTGGTAATCCAAATGTTGGTAAAAGTGCCCTTTTTTATAGGCTATCTGGTAAATATGTATCTGTATCAAATTACCCCGGCACAACGGTAGACATCACCAGAGGTAAAACGAAAGTTGGTGAGCATCACGAAATAGAATTTATCGATACACCTGGTTTTTACAATCTTATGACGATTACTGAGGAAGAAAAAGTCACTAAAAAGTTGCTCTTAGAAGAAACCCCAGACGTCGTTCTTCATGTTATTGACGCCAAAAATATTCAGAGAATGCTACCGCTGACGCTTCAATTGATAGAAGCTGGCTTACCTGTAATATTGGTATTGAATATGTTTGACGAACTTAAACATAGAGGGCTTGAAATAAATCTACCCCATTTAGAGCATGATCTTGGGATACCAGTAGTTGCAACAGTTGCCACAAAAGGGATTGGAATAGAAAACCTGGTTTCCAGGATAGTTAGTGTTTGTGAAAAGAGATACAATTATCAAAGAATTTCAATCGATTATACAGAGGATCTCAATGAAAAGATAGATAAAGTATGTAATCTTATGACTAATCAGTATAAAATTTCTAATAGTACAATAGCTGCACTATTGCTGCAAGGGGATGAAGATAGCTTGGATATGATCCGTAATGAAAAGAATTTTAATCAGATACAGGATATCTTGAGAAATGAGGAACAGAATAATTTCAGGCTTGAATATGCAAAAATTTTACATGAAAATGCAATGAATATCATTGAAGAAAATATAATAATAAAAACAGGTGGTAAAGATGGTTTTATCAAAAGTTTTATAGATAAATTCACAATGCATCCGATTGGGGGATTAATTGGTGTCATAATAATATTGTATTTTGGATTTTATAAATTTGTCGGTGGGGTGGGGGCTGGTGTACTCGTGGATTTTATAGAGGGTGATATTTTCGAAGGGATAATCAATCCATATGTAAATAGATTTTTTGATTCTTTATTAGGAAAAACAATATTTTTTGATCTTTTTGCAGGAGAATACGGTGTAATTACACTTGGAATTCGGTATGCTTTTGCGATAGTTCTCCCTGTTGTTTTCTCATTTTTTCTTATGTTTTCAATCCTTGAAGATTCTGGTTATCTTGTAAGACTATCGATGGTTTTAGATAATTTTTTAAAAAAGATAGGTTTGTCTGGTAGATCGGTAATTCCAATGGTTCTTGGCCTTGGTTGCGGAACTATGGCTACAGTGGTAACCAGAACACTCGAAACTTTAAGGGAAAGATATATAGTCACATTTCTTTTAGCTCTCACCATCCCTTGTGCCGCACAATTGGGTGTTATTTTAGGGCTACTTGGTGGGAATTTTAAATACTTATTGGTATGGTTTACCACTATTATTATAATATTTTTACTGTCCGGCCTTATATTAAATAAATATTTAAAAGGTAAACCAGCAACATTTTTTATGGAGATACCTCCATTAAGAATGCCAATATTAGGAAATGTTTTGATTAAAACATTTTTAAGACTAAAATGGTATGCCCTTGAAGTTATCCCAATATTTATATATATAAGTGTATTGATTTGGGTTGGTAAGATAACTAAAATTTTTGATCTTTTTACCTTTATCTTATCTTATCCTGCCAGATGGGCTGGTTTGCCAGAAAAGATGGGGGAGATATTTCTGTATGGTTTTTTTAGAAGAGATTTTGGAGCAGCTGGACTTTACGATCTTCAAAATTCAATTACACCGGTACAAGCTGTGGTATCTGTGGTAATACTTACATTATTTGTTCCTTGTGTTGCTCAATTCTCAGTCATGATAAAGGAAAGGGGTGCAAAAGATGCTATTATAATTTTTCTTTTTATAGTACCTTTTGCTTTTTTGGTTGGAATTGTTTTAAATTATATACTTATCTTGGGAGGATTCTAA
- a CDS encoding NADP-dependent malic enzyme: MGVKQKVTKEEALLYHSSGRKGKIEVVPTKPTLTQKDLSLAYSPGVAHPCLEIEQNPELAYEYTAKGNLVAVVSNGTAVLGLGDIGALAGKPVMEGKGVLFKRFADVDVFDIELNSKNPDDIIKACELLEPTFGGINLEDIKAPDCFYIEEELKKRLKIPVFHDDQHGTAIIATAALINALEIINKKIDQVKVVINGAGASAIATGNLIIKAGVKRENIILCDTKGVIYKGRVEGMNKYKEAFAVETDKRTLEEAMDGADVFLGLSVKGAVTKNMVKLMARDPIIMAMANPDPEITPEEVYEVRGDAIVATGRSDYPNQVNNVLGFPFIFRGALDVRATQINEEMKLAAVYALANLAKQDVPESVCRAYGVKKLEFGRDYLIPKPFDPRALTTVAPAVAKAAIDSGVARVIITDWEKYKDQLEARLSVAREFTRQIIQRARFTPKKIVFPEGEYEKIIKAAAKIVEEGFGTPILLGDKDTILKIAEKANVNLDGIEIVCPGSSPNLDKYAQQLFKMRQRKGVTEVEAYRLLTKITNYYGALMILNGEADCLVTGYSRDYGNSVRPLLETIPFEKDYKTVSGSYFMIFKDRLLLCADTTVNLNPTAEQLAQIALQSADTVEKFDIKPKIAMLNFTNFGSVKCERVKVIQDAIKLVKAKRPDIIIDGDMQADTATYAPIAEEAFPFSEIKGDANILIFPNLESGNIAYKLLYRVGSGTAIGPILQGFKKSVHVLQRGSDVHEIVYLAAYAVVDASIKQNI; encoded by the coding sequence ATGGGAGTAAAACAAAAAGTAACAAAAGAAGAAGCTTTACTTTACCACTCTTCAGGAAGAAAAGGGAAAATTGAGGTGGTACCTACAAAACCAACCTTAACACAAAAAGATCTATCATTGGCTTATTCTCCAGGCGTGGCTCATCCATGTCTTGAAATAGAGCAAAACCCGGAGCTTGCATACGAATATACCGCAAAAGGGAATCTTGTGGCTGTTGTATCAAATGGTACAGCCGTTTTGGGGCTTGGTGATATCGGTGCTCTTGCTGGAAAACCTGTAATGGAAGGGAAGGGGGTTCTTTTCAAAAGATTTGCCGATGTGGACGTTTTTGATATAGAATTAAACTCAAAAAATCCTGATGACATTATAAAAGCCTGTGAACTTCTTGAACCAACATTCGGTGGAATTAATCTTGAGGATATTAAAGCACCTGATTGTTTCTATATAGAAGAGGAATTGAAAAAAAGGTTAAAAATTCCTGTTTTTCATGATGATCAGCACGGTACAGCCATTATTGCAACTGCTGCCTTGATTAATGCATTGGAAATCATCAATAAAAAAATCGATCAAGTAAAAGTGGTAATAAATGGTGCAGGTGCCTCTGCGATAGCAACTGGAAACTTAATCATAAAAGCTGGTGTAAAAAGAGAAAATATTATTCTTTGTGATACAAAAGGTGTAATCTACAAGGGTAGAGTAGAGGGGATGAATAAATATAAAGAAGCCTTTGCTGTTGAAACAGATAAGCGCACTCTTGAAGAAGCAATGGATGGGGCTGATGTATTCTTAGGATTATCTGTGAAAGGTGCGGTTACAAAAAACATGGTAAAACTTATGGCAAGAGATCCCATAATAATGGCCATGGCAAACCCTGATCCTGAAATTACACCTGAAGAGGTTTATGAAGTTAGGGGGGATGCTATAGTTGCCACAGGTAGATCAGATTATCCAAATCAAGTGAATAATGTTCTGGGCTTCCCCTTTATTTTTAGAGGGGCTCTTGATGTTAGAGCCACCCAGATAAATGAGGAGATGAAGCTTGCTGCAGTATATGCTCTCGCCAATCTTGCAAAGCAGGATGTCCCAGAATCTGTATGTAGAGCCTATGGAGTAAAAAAACTCGAGTTTGGCAGAGACTATCTTATACCAAAACCTTTTGATCCAAGAGCTCTCACCACTGTTGCCCCTGCAGTGGCTAAAGCTGCCATTGATAGTGGGGTTGCAAGGGTGATTATCACTGATTGGGAAAAATATAAAGATCAGCTTGAAGCAAGATTATCAGTAGCAAGAGAATTCACCAGACAAATTATACAAAGAGCAAGATTTACTCCTAAAAAGATTGTTTTTCCTGAAGGTGAGTATGAAAAGATTATTAAAGCTGCTGCGAAAATAGTCGAAGAAGGCTTTGGAACCCCTATTTTACTTGGTGATAAAGACACTATTTTAAAAATAGCAGAAAAGGCAAATGTAAATCTTGATGGTATTGAAATTGTTTGCCCTGGGTCTTCTCCAAATCTTGATAAATACGCTCAACAGCTATTCAAGATGAGACAAAGAAAAGGAGTAACCGAAGTAGAAGCTTACAGGTTATTAACAAAAATCACAAACTATTATGGTGCATTGATGATTTTAAATGGAGAAGCAGATTGTCTTGTCACTGGATACTCCAGAGACTACGGTAATTCTGTAAGACCTTTACTTGAAACAATCCCTTTTGAAAAAGATTATAAAACCGTTTCTGGTTCTTATTTCATGATATTCAAAGACAGATTATTGCTGTGTGCTGATACCACAGTAAACCTAAATCCAACAGCTGAACAGCTTGCACAGATAGCCCTCCAGTCCGCCGACACTGTGGAAAAATTTGATATAAAACCAAAGATTGCTATGCTAAACTTTACAAATTTTGGTAGTGTAAAATGCGAAAGGGTAAAAGTGATTCAGGATGCAATCAAATTAGTGAAAGCTAAAAGGCCAGATATTATAATAGATGGTGATATGCAGGCTGACACTGCCACCTATGCACCTATCGCTGAAGAAGCATTCCCATTTTCGGAAATAAAAGGTGATGCAAATATATTAATCTTCCCTAACCTCGAATCTGGTAACATAGCTTATAAATTACTCTACAGGGTTGGAAGTGGTACTGCTATTGGACCTATTCTTCAGGGATTCAAAAAATCTGTACATGTTCTCCAGAGGGGTAGTGACGTACATGAAATAGTCTATCTTGCTGCTTATGCAGTTGTGGATGCTTCAATCAAACAAAACATCTAA